ATCACGAAGCCGAAGAGGCTGTCCTGGATCGGCGCGACGAAGAGCATGATCACCCAGAGCACGCCGATGATCGCGTTGAAGCGGGTGAAGACGTTGGCGCGGACGATGTCCGTGGTCGAGCGGGAGCTCCGTACGGGTACGTCGTTGACCTCGCCGCGGGCGACGCGTTCGGCGACCTCGGCGGAGGTGAGCCCGGCGGGACGGTGGACAACGGGCGGCCCCACCGCCTCGGCCTCGCTGCCACCCGTGTCGATCTTCGCCCGCTGAGTCATGTTTTCGACGGTACGACCGGAATCGACCGTTCACCTGCCGAGAAGGGCGAATCTCAGACCGGGGGAGGAGGGGAATCGTCCCCGGGCACTACGTGCCGGGGTGCGCCTCGGGGCCCTGGGCCGACCCCGTCCCGGCGGCCTCCTCCGCGGCCCGTGCCGCCTCGTGCCGCTTGATCGCCGCGTCCCGCTTCCGGACGTACCAGATGCCGATCAGGCCGAGTCCCGCTCCGGCGAGGCAGGTCCACACCCACCAGGTCAGGTCCCGGTCGTCGAACCAGCCGTAGAACGGGACCTGGACGAGGAAGAGGACGAACCACAGGATCGTTCCGCCGGTGATGGTGGCGACGACGGGCCCTTCGAGGGGCTCGGGTGCCTCGTGCTTCGGTGTCCACTTCGCCATGGGGGTCAGTCTAGGTGGCGGGAAATCGTATCTACGCGCGGAGATAGACGCTCGCTCGTTCATGTGTTCATACTGAAACGGTTTGCCTCTGGCGGGTTTCCTTCGTACGAACCGCCAAACGGACGTCTCCCGAAGAGGAACCCACCCCATGAGCACCACGGCCACCGCCAAGGCCATGCCCCCCGAGCCCTCCGCTCCCCAGGAGCCGACCTCGGGCCTCGACCGCTACTTCAAGATCTCGGAGCGCGGCTCCACCGTCGCCCGCGAGATCCGCGGCGGTCTCGCCACGTTCTTCGCGATGGCCTACATCATCGTGCTGAACCCGATCATCCTCGGCAGCGCCAAGGACATGTACGGGCACCAGCTCGACGGCGGTCAGCTCGTGACCGCCACCGTCCTCACGGCGGCGTTCTCGACGCTCCTCATGGGCGTCATCGGCAACGTCCCGATCGCGCTCGCCGCCGGCCTCGGCGTCAACACGGTCGTGGCGCTCCAGCTCGCGCCGCGGATGTCCTGGCCGGACGCCATGGGCATGGTCGTCCTCGCGGGCGTCGTCGTGATGCTGCTCGTCGCGACCGGTCTGCGCGAGCGCGTCATGAACGCGGTCCCGGTCGGCCTGCGCAAGGGCATCGCGATCGGCATCGGCCTCTTCATCATGCTGATCGGCCTCGTCGACTCGGGCTTCGTCTCCCGCATCCCCGACGCCGCGCACACCACCGTCCCGCTCCAGCTGGGCGGCGACGGTCACCTCACCGGCTGGCCGGTGCTCGTCTTCATCCTGGGCACGCTGCTCACCCTCGCGCTGATCATCCGCAAGGTGCCGGGCGCGATCCTCATCTCGATCGTCGTCATGACGATCGTGGCGATGGTGATCAACGCGGTGGCGACCGTCCCGTCCTGGGGTCTGACCACCCCGGAGTGGCCGGGCAACCCGGTCGCCTCGCCCGACTTCGGGCTCGTCGGCGAGGTCAGCCTCTTCGGCGGCTTCGAGAAGGTCGGCTACCTGACCGGCGTCCTGTTCGTCTTCACGGTGCTGCTGTCCTGCTTCTTCGACGCCATGGGCACGATCCTCGGCGTCGGCGACGAGGCCAAGCTGATCGACAAGGACGGCAACTTCCCCGGCATCAACAAGGTCCTGCTGGTGGACGGCCTGGCCGTGGCCTCCGGCGGTGCGACCTCCTCCTCGGCCACCACCTGCTTCGTGGAGTCCACGGCGGGCGTCGGCGAGGGTGCGCGCACGGGCCTCGCCTCGGTCGTGACCGGCGGTCTGTTCTCGGTGGCGCTGTTCCTCACGCCGCTGGCCACGATGGTCCCGTCCCAGGCGGCCACGCCCGCGCTGCTCGCGGTCGGCTTCCTGATCCTGGCCGGTTCGATCAAGGACATCGACTGGAGCGACTACACCATCGCGGTGCCGGCGTTCCTGGCCATGGTGATGATGCCCTTCACGTACTCGATCACGAACGGCATCGGCATCGGCTTCATCGCGTTCAGCGTGCTGCGGCTCGCGGCGGGCCGGGGCCGTGAGGTCCCGGTGGCCATGTACATCGTGTCGGCGGTCTTCGTCTTCTACTACGCGATGCCGGCGCTCGGCCTCACGTGACCGTGCGGGGTGTCGGTGGCCGTGTCGGCCACCGGCTCCCCGTCCGCCTCACCGTAGAACTTCTCCGTCTCGTCGACGGCGGTCTTGAACCGCTCGTCGAAATCCTCGCGAATGAGCGTCCGGACGACATAGTCCTGGACGCTCATTCCTCTTTTCGCGGCGTGACTCCTGAGCCGGTCGAGCAGCTCACCGTCGATGCGCAGGCTGAGCACTGTCGATCCCATGTCGTTCAGGGTCGGGGCAGCCGGGGCTCCTTTGCGTCACTTTCTGGATCCGACTCACTCGTTTGGGTGATACATGGATGCGGAAGCGTGATCTGCGTG
This sequence is a window from Streptomyces sp. NBC_00691. Protein-coding genes within it:
- a CDS encoding DUF2530 domain-containing protein; amino-acid sequence: MAKWTPKHEAPEPLEGPVVATITGGTILWFVLFLVQVPFYGWFDDRDLTWWVWTCLAGAGLGLIGIWYVRKRDAAIKRHEAARAAEEAAGTGSAQGPEAHPGT
- a CDS encoding NCS2 family permease codes for the protein MSTTATAKAMPPEPSAPQEPTSGLDRYFKISERGSTVAREIRGGLATFFAMAYIIVLNPIILGSAKDMYGHQLDGGQLVTATVLTAAFSTLLMGVIGNVPIALAAGLGVNTVVALQLAPRMSWPDAMGMVVLAGVVVMLLVATGLRERVMNAVPVGLRKGIAIGIGLFIMLIGLVDSGFVSRIPDAAHTTVPLQLGGDGHLTGWPVLVFILGTLLTLALIIRKVPGAILISIVVMTIVAMVINAVATVPSWGLTTPEWPGNPVASPDFGLVGEVSLFGGFEKVGYLTGVLFVFTVLLSCFFDAMGTILGVGDEAKLIDKDGNFPGINKVLLVDGLAVASGGATSSSATTCFVESTAGVGEGARTGLASVVTGGLFSVALFLTPLATMVPSQAATPALLAVGFLILAGSIKDIDWSDYTIAVPAFLAMVMMPFTYSITNGIGIGFIAFSVLRLAAGRGREVPVAMYIVSAVFVFYYAMPALGLT